The following are encoded together in the Ezakiella massiliensis genome:
- a CDS encoding TnpV protein, producing the protein MKEKVTLAGKEYLMEEGIYTPIVKENSFERQGGTYKMEELEEGMEVLIPNMAIPKEIDLKKLNRWGRMRLNFLKENKEEDCQIMYLQGTLMDHLLSKEKEIEDFITREEVKMMETWGLTEELKEENYLKYLRLKKNMDMTLQEIGEREIILI; encoded by the coding sequence ATGAAAGAGAAAGTAACATTGGCAGGCAAGGAATACCTCATGGAGGAGGGGATTTACACACCAATCGTCAAGGAGAATTCCTTCGAGAGACAGGGAGGGACATACAAGATGGAAGAATTGGAGGAAGGCATGGAAGTCCTAATACCCAATATGGCAATTCCCAAGGAAATAGATTTAAAGAAACTCAACAGATGGGGAAGGATGAGATTGAACTTTCTCAAGGAGAACAAAGAAGAGGATTGTCAGATAATGTATTTGCAAGGGACATTGATGGATCATCTTCTATCAAAGGAAAAAGAGATAGAGGACTTTATCACGAGGGAAGAAGTCAAAATGATGGAAACTTGGGGTCTGACAGAAGAACTGAAAGAAGAGAACTATCTGAAATATCTGAGATTGAAGAAGAACATGGATATGACCCTACAAGAAATAGGGGAAAGGGAGATAATCCTAATATAA
- a CDS encoding DNA topoisomerase 3, with protein sequence MKLVIAEKPSVAASIAKVIGAKNRNNGYYEGNGYIVSWCVGHLVQMANPDVYDERYKKWRIEDLPIIPKEYKYEVTKTTKKQFNILKRLMNSNEVDTIINACDAGREGEAIFRLVYMMANCKKKMKRLWISSMEDSSIKEGFSNLKDGSNYDNLFDSAKARAIADWLVGMNISRLYSCLYNENYSVGRVQTPTLSMIVNRDDEINSFKKEKYYTVEISMNGFTLSTDRIDDKIVAEQLKNLIGEKIEITDVIKKEKITKPNLPFDLTTLQRECNKYFGYSAKQTLDYAQSLYEKKYITYPRTDSRYLTVDMIESTVNNIIGKNDFDTERIKVVFNSEKVTDHHAIIPTISSLNKDISNLPESEAKVYRLITNKLYASFGYPLVENTTKIVAEFDGFEFINTYKIIAEEGFTKYLEEYKSKKKEDIQLPDVKIGDFLYIENKDIKEKYTKPPKHFTEDTLLKAMEIAGNDELVKDVEVERKGLGTPATRAGIIENLIYKGYIKREKKNLISTRKGLNLVTIVIDEFKSPKTTAKWEMRLSDIAKGKEYKENFLKEIEEEIKNTICKYYK encoded by the coding sequence ATGAAATTAGTAATCGCAGAAAAACCAAGTGTTGCAGCATCAATAGCAAAAGTTATAGGAGCAAAAAATAGAAATAATGGATATTATGAGGGGAATGGATATATTGTTTCATGGTGTGTTGGACATTTAGTACAAATGGCAAATCCTGATGTGTATGATGAAAGATATAAGAAGTGGAGAATTGAAGATTTACCTATTATCCCAAAAGAATACAAGTATGAGGTAACGAAGACAACTAAAAAACAGTTTAATATTCTTAAAAGGCTAATGAATAGTAATGAAGTTGACACCATTATTAATGCTTGTGATGCTGGTAGAGAAGGGGAAGCTATCTTTAGACTTGTATATATGATGGCAAATTGTAAGAAGAAAATGAAACGTCTTTGGATTTCCTCAATGGAAGACTCTTCCATAAAAGAAGGATTTAGCAACTTAAAAGATGGAAGTAACTATGATAATCTTTTTGATTCAGCTAAGGCTCGTGCCATAGCTGATTGGCTTGTTGGAATGAACATAAGTAGACTTTACTCCTGTCTATATAATGAAAATTATAGTGTAGGCAGAGTACAAACACCAACTTTATCAATGATTGTGAATAGAGATGATGAGATAAATAGTTTTAAAAAAGAAAAATATTATACAGTGGAGATTTCCATGAATGGATTTACACTGTCGACAGATAGAATTGATGACAAGATAGTGGCAGAGCAGCTTAAAAATTTAATCGGAGAAAAAATTGAAATAACCGATGTAATTAAAAAAGAAAAGATTACAAAGCCTAATCTGCCCTTTGACCTAACAACACTTCAAAGAGAATGTAATAAGTATTTTGGATACAGTGCAAAACAAACCCTAGATTATGCCCAAAGCCTGTATGAAAAGAAGTATATTACCTATCCACGAACAGATTCAAGATATTTGACAGTAGACATGATAGAAAGCACTGTAAATAATATTATAGGAAAAAATGATTTTGACACAGAAAGAATTAAGGTAGTTTTTAATTCTGAAAAAGTTACAGATCATCATGCAATAATTCCAACGATAAGTTCATTAAATAAGGATATTTCAAATCTCCCGGAAAGTGAAGCCAAAGTATATAGACTTATAACAAATAAACTCTATGCAAGTTTTGGATACCCACTTGTAGAAAATACAACAAAGATAGTGGCTGAATTTGACGGGTTTGAATTTATAAACACTTATAAAATAATTGCAGAAGAAGGGTTTACAAAATATTTAGAAGAATATAAATCAAAGAAGAAAGAAGATATACAACTTCCCGATGTAAAAATAGGAGATTTTTTATATATTGAAAATAAAGATATAAAAGAGAAATATACAAAACCACCTAAACACTTCACTGAAGACACACTCTTAAAAGCTATGGAAATAGCTGGAAATGATGAATTAGTTAAGGATGTCGAAGTTGAAAGAAAAGGACTTGGTACTCCTGCTACAAGAGCGGGAATAATAGAAAATTTGATATACAAAGGTTATATAAAAAGAGAAAAGAAAAACCTAATATCAACTAGAAAGGGATTAAACCTAGTGACTATAGTTATAGATGAGTTTAAATCTCCAAAGACAACAGCAAAATGGGAAATGAGATTAAGTGATATAGCAAAGGGTAAGGAATATAAAGAGAATTTTTTAAAAGAAATTGAAGAAGAAATAAAAAATACTATATGTAAATATTACAAGTAA
- a CDS encoding CD1107 family mobile element protein, with product MKKKRLGVALVLLLLLLSMPSISIAKSNDNEIKNQSNDIYLPEKSKELESLFDEDIYEPSNESQKIPYQEVPKIQENNIKNEQVDKKEKPSKLVKGGNTKAINPLATKENKARGTVIENVDKNGQDITPKVEDQTSRDEKKENPIDVRQFLTFQTKSGKTMHLIVDHSENQENVQLLTEVGEQDLLNMIEGESEVKPKEEVVKKEEPVEAKPKKEEKEEKKSGVGLYLFMGLIIVGVMGAGYYFKIYKKNEEESFEEEQDYNELEDDYESEGEDYDLEDKEDTEIIPDEDEF from the coding sequence ATGAAGAAAAAAAGATTAGGGGTAGCCTTGGTGCTACTCCTTTTACTATTAAGTATGCCAAGCATATCCATAGCTAAGAGCAATGATAATGAAATAAAAAATCAGTCAAATGATATTTATTTGCCAGAAAAAAGTAAAGAATTAGAAAGCTTATTTGATGAAGATATATATGAACCATCTAATGAGAGTCAAAAAATTCCTTATCAGGAAGTGCCAAAAATACAAGAAAATAACATAAAAAATGAGCAAGTAGATAAAAAAGAAAAGCCATCTAAACTTGTTAAAGGTGGCAATACTAAAGCAATTAATCCATTAGCTACAAAAGAAAATAAGGCAAGAGGAACAGTTATAGAAAATGTAGATAAAAATGGACAGGATATTACACCGAAAGTAGAAGATCAAACATCAAGAGATGAAAAAAAGGAAAATCCAATAGATGTTAGACAATTTTTAACCTTTCAAACAAAGAGTGGAAAAACTATGCACCTCATTGTAGATCATTCGGAAAATCAAGAAAATGTACAATTACTAACAGAAGTTGGAGAACAAGATCTACTAAATATGATTGAAGGAGAAAGTGAAGTAAAGCCAAAAGAAGAAGTAGTGAAAAAAGAAGAACCGGTGGAGGCAAAACCGAAGAAAGAGGAGAAAGAAGAAAAGAAATCAGGGGTAGGACTTTATTTATTTATGGGTTTAATTATTGTTGGTGTAATGGGTGCAGGATATTACTTCAAAATCTATAAAAAAAATGAAGAGGAAAGTTTTGAAGAGGAGCAAGATTATAATGAATTAGAAGATGATTATGAATCTGAAGGGGAGGATTATGATCTTGAAGATAAGGAAGATACAGAAATTATTCCAGATGAAGATGAATTTTAA
- a CDS encoding leucine-rich repeat protein: MKKITSGILAVMMLLVSLVNILAVSPVYASTDYKVEWTEDDFMYSSEGNIIAFSDKGLEKKEKTNILVFPEGTKSINGNYSLSHSNDELRFKREFGRGKHWDKVIIPDSVKHLGYAAFYEASIDEVKLSNSLTYLGGLAFFNCGLREVTLPDTLVNIEHNAFERNNLQEITIPKSVKTIEQYAFSRNKLHTVKVLGNPNINSKGVFHNQEVEYRPKQNPFYENHFGFNGNQGFKSIPNGLRFENGEFVFDKNVDSVELEFDYNNDLYQGKMTIYNPNKYSIDTQTDLTGQDIDEKDNKIDDLTKNIKDLENQIKDLNDKKQEDQTKIDELKEKLESCKDNGEKLKQEKAKLEEEIRDKDNKIAQLNKEIEELKNSNNDELIAEITQLKDELKRLQDENAKLKEDYSSTKWELEAEKEKTDKNENKIKEMQEKLESLEGELAKKTKEIEDKDNRIKDLEKALDEKDAKIRDLESKKKETENSKSECCKKIEELQKAIDSLKESSENTKKELEEKIKELEEKQKTSEEEIKKLKKDLDKKIEEAKKLIEEANKKAKEELEKQAKDEKDKNLNQDLSKKLDELLKLQRENKEKKEDKKSQDKKWDELLKADDKNILNQFDLNKMKKQEEQQGKKQVKDEKEFAVFQVDKNFYNIIKDGKKTTVYMDVKAYIKDNRIMLPVRYAAYTLGFNVEYDDSKREAIFSNKENTALPKKTLRLNIDTGVMKDSQGNIYHSDTKPVIINGRIHASISNIAKAFNASCGDIRDEKDQSIEWDNSRKAVYVFKNIK, encoded by the coding sequence ATGAAAAAAATAACCAGTGGAATTTTAGCTGTGATGATGCTACTTGTAAGTTTAGTGAATATATTGGCTGTAAGTCCTGTATATGCAAGTACAGATTATAAGGTAGAGTGGACGGAAGATGATTTTATGTATTCCTCTGAGGGAAATATAATTGCCTTCAGTGATAAAGGCTTAGAAAAGAAAGAGAAGACAAATATTCTAGTATTTCCTGAAGGAACGAAGTCTATAAATGGAAATTATTCTTTAAGTCATTCAAACGATGAACTAAGATTTAAAAGAGAATTTGGACGTGGCAAACATTGGGATAAAGTAATTATTCCTGATTCTGTTAAGCATTTAGGTTATGCTGCCTTTTACGAAGCAAGTATAGACGAGGTAAAACTATCAAATAGTCTAACTTATCTTGGTGGTTTAGCATTCTTCAATTGTGGACTTAGAGAAGTAACTTTACCTGATACTTTGGTAAATATTGAACATAATGCTTTTGAAAGAAATAACCTTCAAGAAATAACTATACCGAAGTCTGTGAAGACAATTGAACAGTATGCTTTTTCAAGAAATAAATTGCACACTGTAAAAGTTTTAGGCAATCCAAATATTAACAGTAAGGGAGTATTCCATAATCAAGAAGTTGAGTATAGACCAAAACAAAATCCATTTTACGAAAATCATTTTGGTTTCAACGGAAATCAAGGATTCAAATCTATTCCTAATGGATTAAGGTTTGAAAATGGAGAATTTGTCTTTGATAAGAACGTAGATAGTGTAGAACTTGAATTTGATTATAACAATGATTTGTATCAAGGAAAGATGACTATATACAATCCAAATAAATATTCCATTGATACTCAAACAGATTTAACAGGGCAAGATATTGATGAAAAGGACAATAAGATTGATGATTTAACTAAAAATATTAAGGACTTGGAAAATCAGATCAAAGACTTAAATGATAAGAAACAAGAAGACCAAACAAAGATAGATGAATTAAAGGAAAAGTTAGAATCTTGCAAAGATAATGGAGAGAAACTAAAACAAGAAAAAGCTAAGCTAGAAGAAGAAATTAGAGATAAAGATAATAAGATTGCTCAATTGAATAAAGAAATTGAGGAACTTAAAAATTCTAACAATGATGAACTAATAGCAGAAATTACTCAGCTTAAAGATGAATTAAAAAGATTACAAGATGAAAATGCAAAACTAAAAGAAGATTATTCATCTACAAAATGGGAGTTAGAAGCTGAGAAAGAAAAGACAGATAAAAACGAAAATAAAATCAAAGAAATGCAAGAAAAGCTTGAGTCTTTAGAAGGGGAACTTGCAAAGAAGACTAAAGAAATTGAAGATAAAGATAATAGAATTAAGGACTTAGAAAAAGCTCTTGATGAAAAAGATGCTAAGATAAGAGACTTAGAGTCTAAAAAGAAAGAGACAGAAAATTCTAAGTCAGAATGTTGTAAGAAAATTGAAGAGCTTCAAAAGGCTATTGATAGTTTAAAAGAATCTTCTGAAAATACAAAAAAAGAATTAGAAGAGAAAATTAAAGAGCTAGAAGAAAAACAAAAAACTTCTGAAGAAGAAATTAAAAAGCTAAAAAAAGATTTAGATAAGAAAATCGAAGAAGCAAAGAAGTTAATCGAGGAAGCAAATAAAAAAGCTAAAGAAGAACTTGAAAAACAAGCTAAAGATGAAAAAGATAAAAATCTAAATCAAGACTTATCTAAGAAATTAGATGAACTTTTAAAACTCCAAAGAGAAAACAAAGAGAAGAAAGAAGATAAGAAATCTCAAGATAAGAAGTGGGACGAACTTTTGAAAGCTGATGACAAGAATATCCTAAATCAATTTGATCTTAACAAGATGAAAAAGCAAGAGGAACAACAAGGCAAGAAACAAGTTAAAGATGAAAAAGAATTTGCAGTTTTCCAAGTAGACAAAAACTTTTATAACATTATAAAAGATGGAAAGAAAACTACTGTGTATATGGATGTAAAAGCATATATTAAGGATAATCGCATTATGCTACCTGTTAGATATGCAGCTTATACTCTTGGGTTTAATGTAGAATATGATGATAGTAAGAGAGAGGCTATCTTTTCAAATAAAGAAAATACAGCCTTACCTAAAAAAACTCTAAGATTAAATATAGATACTGGTGTTATGAAAGATAGTCAAGGAAACATTTATCATTCTGACACTAAACCTGTAATTATAAATGGAAGAATTCACGCATCTATTTCCAATATAGCTAAAGCTTTTAATGCAAGCTGTGGGGATATAAGAGATGAAAAAGATCAAAGTATAGAATGGGATAATAGCAGAAAGGCAGTTTATGTCTTTAAGAATATAAAGTAA
- a CDS encoding C40 family peptidase has product MKKKGKVNPRDVPKTKLISEKKEESNEKFSNTERPSDFSKKEINKVKSRNNIDNNVENSKYYSDHLQENSQDLFKEKENPNRERRQRKIHEGKFAEASYHNEYQPEYSQRHHRKMEENEESRYGEYYGQETEYRLSNFKEDFNDGVISNNSNIKSSISPQKNCKGNSNLKWKKNVESESFNDVPEKKIRRFRKEDKNFNREVSSTYDPLSQDSDNDGVIDRYDINFSDSNVSYRDTRDDYKYLPSSDVQRKNWDGYSILGKKGKESFQKNTFKKLYQSQSQFKDKGEKAELKSLNEKFRRKDPSYKANEEDKKIIKDLNTNKKQNSKYFKGKVRNLEEKNMLMGRVSSGKFRQDSLSEGFKSESEKNKDKYNINKKNQEKIGTKKEIFKQEKNVIKNENLEVDELDLNHSGISNKNKVKKRQIKDAFDNTIKKSNFDPKKEYTRTKKEVQDSKNVSEKNKVDTKNKTKFHSKKDNKSEKDKFYKKEDKISKLYEKKNKKEKELIKDKKKSKKAGLEKPITFASAMTANYLYSGKDDNAGVNAAYKLSRTTEVVGREISHFRRKKPLKTQRKIKSLEGKIYKKESKLLFQRNFEELKKTKAYQNSNKLNRFFMKKKFQRDFRKKHGEGLVNRIKKSFANIGKKTLEVLKNKGYKQILIALCILGLFFMLFQGISNVGSLTSGLTSNVIATSYLSKEEVLMDINNEFTSYEYALQDEIDSIKENYPNYDEYHIKGDSVGHDLHELFSYLTARYGEIKSAEAIQKELKKLFNQMYEKKYTSKSITKYDSEGNPYTYRILTLTIKKKSIDEIAREEFANYETNMAHYLALLDSQGNMSGYFGSSYGNLGEIIDNPNFGNPGLAFDSETAKALFNEAEKHIGKRYVFGASGPSNFDCSGFVCWSFTKSGVKRMPRTTAWLIYKNYCNPISPSEAKPGDIIFFKGTYNSGTPISHVGIYAGNGMMLHAGDPIQYASINSRYWKNHFYSFGRPK; this is encoded by the coding sequence ATGAAAAAGAAAGGGAAAGTAAACCCAAGAGATGTACCAAAGACCAAGCTTATATCAGAAAAGAAAGAAGAAAGTAATGAAAAATTCAGTAATACAGAGAGACCATCAGATTTTTCAAAAAAAGAAATAAATAAAGTAAAAAGCAGGAACAACATAGACAATAATGTTGAAAACTCTAAATATTACTCAGATCATTTGCAAGAAAATAGTCAGGATTTATTCAAAGAAAAAGAAAATCCAAATAGAGAAAGAAGACAAAGAAAAATCCATGAGGGAAAATTTGCAGAAGCCTCCTATCATAATGAATATCAGCCGGAATATTCGCAACGGCACCATAGAAAAATGGAAGAAAATGAGGAAAGTAGATATGGTGAATATTACGGGCAAGAAACAGAATACAGGCTAAGTAATTTTAAAGAAGATTTTAATGATGGAGTAATTTCAAATAACTCTAATATAAAAAGTAGCATTTCTCCTCAAAAAAATTGCAAGGGGAATAGTAATTTAAAATGGAAGAAAAACGTTGAGAGTGAAAGTTTTAATGATGTGCCAGAGAAAAAAATAAGGAGATTTAGAAAAGAAGATAAGAATTTTAATAGAGAGGTAAGTTCAACATATGATCCATTATCACAGGACTCAGATAATGATGGTGTCATAGATCGCTATGACATTAACTTTAGTGATAGCAATGTATCCTATAGGGATACAAGAGATGACTATAAGTATTTACCATCTTCTGATGTGCAAAGAAAAAATTGGGATGGTTATTCTATTCTTGGTAAGAAAGGGAAAGAAAGCTTTCAAAAAAACACCTTTAAAAAACTTTATCAATCTCAAAGTCAGTTTAAGGATAAAGGGGAAAAAGCAGAATTAAAATCTTTAAATGAGAAGTTTAGAAGAAAAGATCCATCATATAAGGCAAATGAAGAAGATAAAAAAATAATTAAAGACCTGAATACTAATAAAAAACAAAATAGCAAATATTTCAAAGGCAAAGTTAGAAATTTAGAAGAAAAAAATATGCTAATGGGTAGGGTTTCTAGTGGGAAATTTAGACAGGATAGCCTATCTGAAGGATTTAAAAGTGAATCTGAAAAAAATAAAGATAAATATAATATAAATAAAAAGAATCAAGAAAAAATAGGCACGAAAAAAGAAATCTTCAAACAGGAAAAAAACGTAATAAAAAATGAGAATCTTGAAGTAGATGAACTTGATTTAAATCATAGTGGAATTTCTAATAAAAACAAGGTAAAGAAAAGACAAATAAAAGACGCTTTTGATAATACTATAAAGAAAAGCAACTTTGATCCAAAGAAAGAATACACCAGGACAAAAAAAGAAGTACAGGATTCTAAAAATGTATCTGAAAAAAATAAGGTAGATACAAAAAATAAAACTAAATTCCATTCTAAAAAAGATAACAAAAGTGAAAAAGATAAGTTTTATAAAAAGGAAGATAAAATATCAAAACTATATGAGAAAAAGAATAAAAAAGAAAAAGAGTTAATTAAGGATAAGAAAAAGTCAAAAAAAGCGGGTTTAGAAAAACCTATTACTTTTGCGAGTGCTATGACGGCAAACTATCTATATAGTGGGAAAGATGATAATGCAGGCGTTAACGCTGCTTATAAGCTTAGTAGAACTACCGAAGTTGTAGGTAGAGAAATTAGCCATTTTAGAAGAAAAAAACCTTTAAAAACTCAAAGGAAAATAAAATCTTTAGAAGGAAAAATTTATAAGAAAGAAAGTAAACTCCTCTTTCAAAGAAATTTTGAAGAATTGAAGAAGACTAAAGCTTATCAAAACTCTAATAAATTGAATCGATTTTTTATGAAAAAGAAGTTTCAGAGAGATTTTAGGAAGAAACACGGGGAAGGTTTAGTAAATAGAATAAAGAAATCTTTCGCTAATATTGGAAAGAAAACATTGGAAGTTTTAAAAAACAAAGGATATAAGCAAATTTTAATTGCCCTTTGTATTTTAGGACTTTTTTTTATGCTATTTCAAGGAATTAGCAATGTTGGCAGTCTTACTTCAGGATTAACAAGTAATGTTATAGCTACAAGCTATCTATCAAAAGAAGAAGTTTTAATGGATATTAATAATGAATTTACAAGTTATGAATATGCATTACAAGATGAAATAGATAGTATTAAAGAAAATTATCCAAATTATGATGAATATCATATAAAAGGAGATTCTGTTGGTCATGATCTACACGAGCTTTTTAGCTATTTAACAGCAAGATATGGAGAGATTAAGTCAGCTGAAGCGATACAAAAGGAATTAAAAAAACTATTTAATCAAATGTATGAGAAAAAATATACTTCAAAGTCTATTACAAAATATGACAGTGAAGGAAATCCATATACCTATAGAATTCTAACATTAACTATAAAAAAGAAAAGTATTGATGAAATAGCAAGAGAAGAATTTGCAAACTATGAAACAAATATGGCTCATTATTTAGCATTACTTGATAGTCAGGGAAATATGAGTGGATATTTTGGATCAAGCTATGGGAACTTGGGAGAGATTATAGACAATCCAAACTTTGGAAATCCCGGTCTTGCTTTTGATTCTGAAACTGCCAAAGCCTTATTTAATGAAGCAGAAAAACATATAGGCAAAAGATATGTGTTTGGAGCAAGTGGACCATCTAACTTTGACTGTTCAGGTTTTGTATGTTGGTCATTTACAAAGTCTGGTGTAAAGAGAATGCCAAGAACTACAGCTTGGCTTATTTATAAAAACTATTGTAATCCAATATCTCCAAGCGAGGCAAAACCTGGGGATATTATTTTCTTTAAAGGCACATATAATTCGGGTACGCCAATTTCTCACGTAGGGATATATGCCGGAAATGGAATGATGCTCCATGCAGGAGATCCTATCCAATATGCCAGTATAAACTCAAGGTATTGGAAAAATCACTTTTATTCCTTTGGTAGACCAAAATAA
- a CDS encoding site-specific DNA-methyltransferase: protein MIDREKLKTNYIINLDAISALKEFPDKTFDCCITSPPYYGLRDYKAEGQIGREESPEEYLNKLIEVFREVKRVLKKEGTLWVVIGDSYAGTRSKKEYKDPKNIEGRSDQKESITEKLSGYKAKDLMGIPWQLALKLREDGWYLRSDIIRHKENAMPESCRDRPSRSYEHIFLLSKARKYFYNFDAMKEPIKEISKKRYMRARGKNNKYLQEGTGAKRQSINEAREYGEYIGDNVPKFRNNRDIWTINTSAFKGKHYAVFPPKLVELCIKAGCPKKGLILDPFMGSGTVGMVAIRMDREYIGIDINKDYCQIAKERIEKNMK from the coding sequence TTGATAGACAGAGAGAAGTTAAAAACTAACTATATTATTAATTTAGATGCAATTTCTGCTCTAAAGGAATTTCCAGATAAAACATTTGATTGCTGTATTACATCTCCTCCATATTATGGACTTAGAGATTATAAAGCAGAAGGACAAATTGGAAGAGAAGAAAGTCCGGAGGAATATTTAAATAAATTAATTGAAGTCTTTAGAGAAGTAAAAAGAGTATTAAAAAAAGAAGGAACACTTTGGGTAGTTATTGGAGATTCTTATGCAGGTACAAGAAGCAAAAAAGAATATAAAGATCCTAAAAACATAGAAGGAAGAAGTGATCAAAAAGAGTCTATTACAGAAAAACTCAGTGGCTACAAGGCAAAAGACTTAATGGGGATACCTTGGCAACTAGCTTTAAAATTAAGAGAGGACGGTTGGTATTTGCGAAGCGATATTATTCGGCATAAGGAAAATGCCATGCCTGAGTCTTGTAGAGATAGACCATCAAGGTCTTATGAACATATCTTCCTACTATCAAAAGCAAGAAAGTATTTCTATAACTTTGACGCTATGAAAGAACCAATTAAAGAAATAAGCAAGAAAAGATATATGAGGGCAAGAGGAAAAAATAATAAGTATTTACAAGAAGGTACAGGAGCTAAAAGACAGAGCATAAATGAAGCAAGAGAGTATGGAGAATATATAGGAGATAATGTCCCTAAGTTTAGAAACAATAGAGATATTTGGACTATTAACACCAGTGCATTTAAAGGAAAACACTATGCGGTATTTCCACCAAAACTGGTAGAACTTTGTATAAAAGCAGGATGTCCTAAAAAAGGCTTGATTCTTGATCCCTTTATGGGTTCAGGAACTGTTGGAATGGTAGCTATTAGGATGGACAGAGAATATATTGGAATCGACATAAACAAAGATTACTGTCAAATAGCTAAAGAAAGGATTGAGAAAAATATGAAATAG